One genomic region from Phocoena sinus isolate mPhoSin1 chromosome 3, mPhoSin1.pri, whole genome shotgun sequence encodes:
- the F2RL2 gene encoding proteinase-activated receptor 3, translating into MSAVTPFPCRGPWQASCLQSTREHASTERTRFPTGANTWNRSETILPNFKHLRNGAQMIKMKAVIFVAVGTLLLSPASCQSGMECDADNLAKPTLPIKTFRGAPLNSFEEFPLSAIEGWTGTTTTVKIKCPEESVSSLRVNNATRRYLSSSLSTRLIPAIYILVFVVGVPANVVTLWMLFFRTRSIRMNVFYANLAIADFLLCVTLPFRIAYHLNGNNWVFGEVMCRATTVIFYGNMYCSILLLACISINRYLAIVHPFTYRGLPKRTYALLTCGLVWTTVFLYMLPFFILKQEYYLVQQDITTCHDVHNTCESSSPFQLYYFISLAFFGFLIPFLVIIYCYTAIIWTLNAKDRRWLWYVKASLLILVVFTICFAPSNILLIIHHANYYYNNADGLYFIYLIALCLGSLNSCLDPFLYFLMSKITNHSTAYLTMVKSS; encoded by the exons ATGAGTGCTGTCACACCCTTTCCCTGCAGAGGACCCTGGCAGGCTTCCTGTCTGCAGAGCACAAGAGAACACGCTTCTACAGAGAGAACCAGGTTTCCAACTGGTGCCAACACATGGAACCGAAGTGAAACCATACTCcctaattttaaacatttgagaAACGGGGCTCAGATGATCAAGATGAAAGCTGTCATCTTTGTAGCTGTTGGAACACTGCTTCTGTCACCTGCTTCCTGTCAAAGTG GCATGGAATGTGACGCAGACAACTTGGCAAAGCCAACCTTACCTATTAAGACCTTCCGTGGCGCTCCCCTGAATTCTTTTGAAGAGTTCCCCCTTTCTGCCATAGAAGGCTGGACAGGAACCACCACAACTGTAAAAATTAAGTGCCctgaagaaagtgtttcaagtCTCCGTGTGAATAATGCTACCAGGAGGTACCTGAGCAGCTCTTTAAGTACCAGACTGATACCTGCCATCTACATCCTGGTGTTTGTAGTCGGTGTGCCAGCCAACGTGGTGACCCTGTGGATGCTCTTCTTCAGGACCAGATCCATCCGTATGAACGTCTTCTACGCCAACCTGGCCATTGCAGACTTTCTTCTTTGCGTTACACTGCCCTTTAGAATAGCATACCATCTCAACGGGAACAACTGGGTATTTGGAGAGGTCATGTGCCGGGCCACCACAGTCATCTTCTATGGCAACATGTACTGTTCCATTCTGCTCCTCGCCTGCATCAGTATCAACCGCTACCTGGCCATTGTCCATCCGTTCACTTACCGGGGGCTGCCCAAGCGCACCTATGCCTTGCTAACGTGTGGATTGGTGTGGACAACGGTCTTCTTATATATGCTGCCATTTTTCATTCTGAAGCAGGAGTACTATCTTGTCCAGCAGGACATCACCACCTGCCATGATGTCCACAACACATGCGAGTCCTCGTCTCCCTTCCAACTCTACTACTTCATCTCCTTGGCATTCTTTGGATTCTTAATTCCATTTTTGGTCATTATCTACTGCTACACAGCCATCATTTGGACGCTTAATGCAAAAGATCGTAGGTGGCTGTGGTATGTTAAGGCGAGTCTCCTCATTCTTGTGGTTTTTACCATTTGCTTTGCTCCAAGCAACATCTTACTCATTATTCACCACGCAAACTACTACTACAACAACGCCGATGGCTTATACTTCATCTATCTCATAGCTTTGTGCCTTGGTAGCTTGAATAGTTGCCTAGatccattcctttattttctcatgtCAAAAATCACGAATCACTCCACGGCTTACCTTACAATGGTGAAATCATCTTAG